The DNA sequence AAAGATCAAATTTTGATAGAAAAAAGTGTTAAAAAAGGTTTTGCGGTTAGAAAAATTGGAGAAAATTATAAAAAAGATGAAATTTTACTCAAAAAAGGCACAAAATTAAATTATAGCGAAATTGCACTTTTAGCAGAATTAGGCTTTTTTCACATCAGCGTTTTTGTAAAACCAATCATTGGAGTTTTAAGCAGCGGTAGCGAAATCAAAGATCTAGGGGAAACTTTAGATAATCCTGCTCAAATTCGCTCTTCTAATCACATCGCTATTGCCAATTTAGCCAAAAATTTAGCTTGCGATACAAGGGTTTTTCCACTTTTAAAAGACGATGAAAAAGCAACGTTAGCAACTTTAAAAAGTGCTTTAGAGTCTTGTGATATTTTAATCACAACAGGCGGAGTCTCCATGGGGGATTTTGATTTTTTAAAAGGTGCCATCAAAGAGTATGAAATCATCATTGATAAAGTAGATATCAAACCAGGACGCCACATCAAAATCGCTAAAGCAAATCATAAATTCATCATTGCCTTACCTGGTTTTCCATACTCTGCTATGGTGATGTTTAATCTTTACGCAAGAGAGATTTTAAACTCTTGGTTGTGCCAAGAAAAAGATTATATCACTAAAGCTTTCTTGCAAGGAAGTTATACAAAAAAAACGCCTTATTTGGAATTTGTTGCTTGTAATGTAGAATTTAAAGAAGGGCGTATTTTGGTCAATTTAGAAGGAAAAAAAGAAGGTTCTAGCGCGATCATTAACAACCTAAATCACAAAGCTGCATTAATGATTGTTCCTAAAGAATGTGAAATTTTAGAAAATGAGAGTTTGGTTGATATAGTTTTTATGCCTTAAGTTACTGGGTGGTAAGTAATTTGATGGCCTTTTTCATCGTAAGTATAGATTGCTCTATCTCTTTTTATGCTGACAGTAGAATTAGTAAATCCTATTAATAATCAGTTTAGGATTAAATGGCCTGGGATAAAGTTGTTTATTTCCATCATAAACATATAATAAAGATCCTTTAATTGTCACTAAAGCAATAGCCATAATTTTCTCCTTAATGATAAAATCGAACGCAATGCTATCAAAAAAAAATCAAGTGCTTTTACTTAAAAAACTGGTTTATAAAATTAAGAAATGACTTTTATAAATTAATGAAAAAATATCAAAACAAATTTTAATCAAGCAATTGCTTTAGCCTGTCCAAACATTCCTCAATGATTTCATCAATCTCTTGCTTACTTAACTCTTTTTGTGGTTTTGGGATAAAAACATAATTTTTATTAAAAGTTGGCCATTGCTCATCATCCTTATAAGGATATAAACCTATGCTTGGAATTTCAAGATTGGTAGCAAGGTGAATCGTTCCTGTGCTAGGACTGATAAGGCATTTAGAATAATAAAGCAAAGCAGCTAAATTTAAAATATCCTCATCATTTTTAAAAATAAAAATTTGTTTATTTAACAAAGTATCTAAGCTATTTATTTGCTCCATAAATTCTTGATGGACTGCTTCGTAAGTAGGAATAATAACTTTTTTCATCAAACTAGCTTTACAAATTAAAGCGATGTAATCTTGAATGCTTAGATTATAAGGTGTTGAAACAGCAAAAGGATTAATTATGATAAAATCTTTTTCTTTTAACTTGTAAGAATTTAAGAAATTTTGAATAAAAATTTGATTTTTAGTTGGAATTTTAATCCTGGTATTAAAACATAAATTTTTAATTTTTTCATCATAAAGCTTTGGATTGATTTTTCTTGCATAATAAAGAAATTTTGCTCTCTCGCTTCTATCTTTAAAAAATCTCTTAATAAAACTAATATTGATAGTAATACAACGAGGACTTAGAAAACTTAGCCATTTAAGACGAATTATAATGCGTTTGACATTGGTTTGAAGTAAAAATTTAACTAAAAAGCTTTTTGTATGAAATGCTATTAAATAATCGCAATAAAAAGAATTGATTTGTTTTAAAACTTGCTGATTTCCTCCTCTTGCGGCGAAATCAATAATTTCAACTTTATCTATAAAATCAAAATTTTCTAATAATTTTTGAGTATTTTTCGCACCAAATACAATAACCTTTGCCTTAAAAATAGTTTTTATAGCATAAAGCATATCCAAAGTTGCAACCATATCTCCTATACCATAAGGGCAATAATACCCTACGCAAAGTTGCTTATACCCCCCCCGTAAATCTATATTTTTCATTGTTTATCTCCTTTTCTTAATTAATACATTCACATAAAAACATTTCAATTGTATCATCTTTAGCAATTTTATCAAAATTTTTGGAAACTTTTGTATATAAAATTTCATACATTTGGGTACATAAGGCATCGTAATAATTGCTTTCATTCTAAAACTATACCTTCATTGATCACAATTTCACCGATGATAAAAGCATCACTTGCCTCTAAAACCTTACTTACATTTGATGGATCAACCACCATCACTAAACCAACACCCATATTAAAACTTCTATACATTTCACTTTCTTCAACCGCTTCGCCTATGGTATAGAAAATTTCAGGGGTTTTAAGATGATGTTTTCGGATGATTGCTCCCATTCCACGTGGTAAAACACGCGGTAAATTTTCAACCAAGCCCCCACCGGTAATATGTGCTAAAGCATTGATAAAAGGTTTTAAAGTAAGAAATTCACGCACATAAATTCTTGTAGGCTCCAATAAAACATCGATTAAATTTTTTCCTTCCACCTTATCATCAAACTTCATTTTTAAACTTTCAAAAAGCACTTTTCTAGCTAAAGAATAGCCATTAGAATGAAGTCCAGAACTTGGAAGTGCTAATAAAATATCGCCATTTTTTACAAATTTGCTTCGATCGATTTCATCTTCTTCAGCCATACCTACAGCAAAACCCGCAAGATCAAAATCATCTTTTGCATACATTCCAGGCATTTCAGCAGTTTCACCGCCAATTAAAGCACAATTTGCCAATTTACAACCCTTAGCGATCCCTTCAACAACGACTTTTGCGACATCCACTTCTAACTTAGCTGTAGCATAATAATCTAAAAAGAATAAAGGTGTAGCAAAATTACAAATAAGATCATTTACGCACATCGCAACCAAATCTTGCCCTATGGTGTCGTATTTTTTTGCATCTATAGCTAAACGAAGTTTAGTCCCAACTCCATCTGTAGCACTTAACATCACAGGCTTTTTAAAGCCACTTGGCATTCTAAAAGCACCTGAAAAAGATCCTATGCCGCCGATAACATTTTCATTAAAAGTTTCTTTTACAAGTGGCTTTATAGCTTCAACAAAAGCATTACCATTATCTATACTTACCCCAGCATCTTCGTATGAAATTTTCATTAATTTTCCTTTAAGAAATAAAAAGTTATTTTAACGAAAAAAGTTTTAATAAGGCATAAGATGAAGAATGCTTTTTTTGTAACCGCTTCAATTGCTTGTGGCAAAAGCACTTTTATACAAATTGCAAATTCTATGGGATTTCAAAGCATCAGCGCAGATGAAATTGCTCATGAAATTTTAGATCGATACTCTTTAGAGCTTGCGCAAATATTTTTAAAATTCAATACAAAAAATCAAAAATTATTAAAAGAAAATAAAAAAATCGATAGAAAAGTTCTTGGCGATATCATCTTTAGCAATCAAGAGGCAAAAAAAATGTTAGAAGATTTTACTCACCCAAAAATCAGGACACGAATTTTAGAACAAATGCAAATTTTAGAAAAAGAAAATAAACCCTATTTCGTTGAAATTCCACTTTTTTTTGAAAGCAAAGCTTATGAGAATTTAGGCAAAGTCATCTTAATCTACTCTCCTAAAGAATTAAGCCTAGAAAGACTTATGAAAAGAGATAATTTAAATTTAAAAGCTGCCAAAAAAAGACTTTATACACAAATGGATATTGAAGAAAAGCTTAAAAAAGCGGATTTGATTATAAAAAATACTAGCTCTTATGCCGATTTTGAAAAAGAATGTATACTAACAATTAAAAAAATCTCCAAAGGAATAATTTGAAATTTTATAAATATTGTGCCAATGGCAATGATTTTATTATCGCAAATGCTGATAAAAAAGAAGATAGAAGTGAATTAGCCAAAGAAATTTGCGATCGCTATAAAGGCATAGGTGCGGATGGTTTTATCGTGATCTTGCCTCATGAAAAATATGATTTTGAATGGGAATTTTATAACAATGATGGATCTTATGCGAGTATGTGTGGTAATGGCTCAAGAGCTGCAGCACATTTTGCACATCATATCAATAAAACACCATCAAAAATGACTTTTTTAACTGGAGCAGGTGTGATTAAGGCTGAAGTTGAAAATGATTTGGTAGAAATTTCATTTGGAAAAGTTAAAAACATAAAACAACCATTTGAAGAATTTGGAAAAACTTGGCAAATTTGCGATACTGGGGTGCCACATTTGGTACATTTTTGTAAAAATTTAGATGAATTTGATATCATACTTTGTGAAAAAATGAGAAAAAAGTATAATGCAAATGTCAATTTTGCAAAAATCATGGATCAAAATTCCTTAAAGGTGCGAACCTTTGAACGCGGTATCGAAAATGAAACTTTAGCTTGTGGAACAGGAATGGGAGCTTGTTTTTATCTTGCATTTTTAGAACAAAAAATTCAAAATAAGGCAAGTGTGATTCCAAAAAGTGGAGAAAAAGTTAATTTTAGATTAGATCATGAAGAATTGTTTTTTAAAGGAAAGGTAAGATACTGTTTTGAGGCGAATTATAATTTTTCTTAGTCTTTTTTTAAGTCAAATTTTTGCTACATCAAATTTGGTAGATGGTTTTGGAGAAGATTATTATAACTTAAGCATAGAAGAAAGAAGGCAAGTTTTTTTTGTTAAAATGAATGCAATGTTTGATGAAAGTTTTAAAGAAATTGCTAAGGAGCAAGACTTCATCAATGCATTTTTTAAATATGAATTTCAAAATGGATTTAGATTAGCTAATCAACAAGCCTTTGCCAAACTCTTAGAACTTAAAGAAAAATATCGTGTACAAAATCTCTTTGATTATCATGAATATAAAAAAAGAATTGCTCCTGTTCCAAAATCTATGGGTATAGCACAAGCTTTAGTCGAAAGTTCAACTGGCACTAGCCGTTTTGCAAGAGAAGCTAATAATCTTTTTGGGGAATGGACTTGGGGAGATAAGGGTCTGATTCCTGATTTAAGACATCCTAATAAAAAACATAAAATTAAAATTTTTGATTCTTTACAAGATAGTGTTGATTCTTATGTTTTAAATTTAAATAGACATTTTGCTTATGCTAATTTTAGAGAAGCAAGATATCAAGATATGCAAGAAGGCAAACTTATAAAAGGCTTTGAAGCCATAAAAACCTTGCATGCTTATTCAGAACGTAAAGACTTTTATATCGATATTGTAACAAAAGTTATGAATAAATATCATCTTGAAAAATATGACAATCTTAATTCCAAGCCAAGTTTAGATTTATTTAAAAATTAAAAACCAAGTGCAAATTTATCAAAAGGTAAAATTTCAAATTTGACTCCTTGCTCCAAAAAACTTTCTTCACTTGAAAGCGTGATAAATATCACATTATAAATTCCTAATTCTAAAGCTTTAGAAACAATTTTTCTTGCACGAATTTTAATTAAATCAATATCCAAAGTTGGACTAGAAATATAAGCGATTTTTAATTTTTTACTAAAAAAATGAAAATATTTATTATAAAAAAAATCTTCTTGAAATTTAAATAGCTCATTTAAAATTACATTTTCAAATAAATGTGTAAAATCTTTATAAATGCAAAGATTATTTCTTAGACCAAAATCTCTAAAATAAATCTTTTGAAGTTTTTTTTCATCATGCATTATAGGATAAATAATATAGCTATTATCAAGTTCTTTTATAGCATGATAAACGCTATCTTTTGAAGTTTTTATTTTTGTTTTAAGCTCTAAAAATAACTTAGAAATGCTAATTTGCTGTCCTAAATTTTTAGCTAAATATTTTAGAATTTCAAGCTCTAAAAAATTAAAGTTTTGCCTTAAAAGCTCATTTTTTTGACTCAATTCACTGCGTCCAGTCTGCAAAAAAAGCCCTACTAGATGATTAATGGGTAAATTTTTTTTATTGATACTTATAAATTCTTCAAAATCAAAATAATCAAGCCAAAGTTCTTTAAAATCTTTAAAATGCAAATCCTTTTTATCTGTGCTTACTATAATAGGTATTTTTATATCTTGTAAATCTAAAATAAAATCAATATCATAAAGACAAAGAATTTTAATTTGATTATGATTTTGTAAAAAATTTCCAAGTTGTTTTAAGCTCTCTTTTTCAAAACGTATATCACTTAAATCTAAAAATAAAATTTCTTCAGGTTTAAATCGGGATAAAAAATTAAAAATTAAAGTTTTTTTACCTGATTTTTTAGGGCCTTTAAGAATAATATTGGTTTGTGAAATTTGCACTTTTCTTTCATAGTTCATTTCAAATTTAGGTGCATTTTCATAGAAAAAATTCAATACTTTCATTTTTTTCCTTTTAAAAAGGATATTATAATAATTCTTTCTTCATAAAAGTTTTAAAACTTTATAAATAACTAGGAGCAAAGTTTTGGATGATGTAGCCTTATTCGTAAATTTAACACTATCTTATTTCCTGTTTTAAAATGTAAAGCTTGAACAAAATTAAAACAAATGCCAATAAATTTGATCTTTAGCTAAATGATGCGTATAAAAATGATAAGAATTATATATTTTTGGAGCTTGAAAAGTATAAATTTTATAGCAAAGCCTAAACGTGCCATAAAAATACCTAAAGAATGCCCTATTATGATTATTTTTTAAAATGAAATTTTGATTTGAGTTTTTTATAAAAATAACATAAAGATAAATATTGTGCTTTGGGAATTTTACGATTTAAAATTAAAAAATCACTCCAAATATTCCCAAAATCAAAAGAATTTAATTCTTAAATAGCTAAAGATTTTTTAGACGATAAATTAAAAGGTATTAAAATCATAAAGGGGTAAAAACCCCTTTTTAATTACATTTTGCAAGAGTTTTGTAAAGTAGAGCTAAGCATCCAAAGATTTTTTTCATATTTTGCAATATTTTCTTGTGCAAATGCAGCTGTAGTAGTATCTCCTGCTTTTTCTGAAGCATCATTTAATTTTTTAAACTCAGCTAAGAGATACTCATAATCTTGCTTGATTAATTCAATTACTTCAGTTGGTGTAAAGCAATCTTTGTTTACTTTAGGACTTTTAGCATTTTCCATTAAAGTTTTTTGACAAGTAATTGCTTTCTCGCCAAGTTGTAAAACTCTTTCAGCGCAATCATCAAAAAGTTCTGCCATTTCTTCGTATGCTTTTTCTGTGTATTCATGGATTGAAAAAAATTGCAAACCTTTTACATTCCAGTGATAATTATGGAATTTAATCCATAAATGATGAGCATCTGCTTGCATTTGTAATAATTGTTTAACAACTGACATTTTTAACTCCTTATTTTTATTTTTTTAAAATTATAACATAAAATTCTTAAATAATAATAATTATTAGTTAAAAATTTATATCATAAATTTATCTTAATAACTATTATACTCTTTTTAATTAAAAAATGGTTAAGATTTTAAAATATTTTTTAAAATCAACTTTCCCACCTCAACACCAGGTTGATTGTAAGTATTAATACCTAGCATTATGCCACAAGCTGAAGTAAAAAGTTCATAATAATACATCAAATAACCTGCATGCCAAGCATCAAGTTTTTCTATTTCTATAACATCTACGCTTAAATTCTCAGAAATTAAAGCATGCATTGTAGCATCACATTGCGCATTTAAAAGATCATGTAAATTGACTTTATTGCTTAAAGAATCTAAAAATTTAAAATGAATATCAGGAATTATAGGCGATTTTTCACTATCTTTTACTTTTAAAAAAGTGATGGTTTTATTCTTAGGACCATCCATGATTAATTGCAAAAAACTATGTTGATCTCTTGCGCCTATTAAAGCAATAGGAGTAAGACCTATACGCTTATAACCTTGTTTTTTTCCAAGACTCTCTGCAATCAATTGGATATACCATTCATTAAAACCTTTAAAAATATCATCATAAGAAAAAAGCACATTTATATTTGCATTTTTATGCGTACAATAATGATAAGCTTTTTGTAAAATTTCTTCCTTTTTATAAATAAAAAAATCATCAAAACAAGCCTTAGCACCTTCTAAAAGAGCTTTCACATCATAACCACAAAAACAAAGTGGCACGATGCCAACAGCTGAAAGAATACTAAAACGTCCGCCGACATTTGAAGGGATAAAAAAACTTTTAATGCCTAAATTTTCACCTTCTTGATGAAGTTTAGAATTTTCATCTGTAACAAAGATAAAATATTTTTTTAAATTAGAAAATTCAATCTTAAAATAATCAATAATTAATTTAAAAAGTGAAACAACTTCTATAGTACTGCCTGTTTTACTTGTAATTAAAAATAAACTTTCTTCCAAATTTAATTTTTCTAATATAGAAAATAAAGAATAAGTACTCGTATTATCAAGTATAAAAAGTTCTTTATCTTTGCTTTTTTGATTTAAAAGCATATCTTTTAAAGCTTTAACCCCGCAACTTGATCCGCCCATTCCAATTAAAATAATATTTCTAATATGATCTTGCTTTTTAATAAATTCTAAACTTTCCTCGATAAGCGGTAAACTAGTATTAAAAAGATGATAATATCCTATTTCACCACTTTGAACTTCATCATTAATACGGTATGCATAAGAGG is a window from the Campylobacter sp. RM10537 genome containing:
- a CDS encoding molybdopterin molybdotransferase MoeA, whose product is MLISYEESLKILHSHIKSYERIEKIALTQCLGRILACDIKALKNQPEMETSAMDGYAIKFEDQNKALKILGSTPAGTMPQFEVTNGTCVKTFTGSLMSLGSDTLVPVENVRIEKDQILIEKSVKKGFAVRKIGENYKKDEILLKKGTKLNYSEIALLAELGFFHISVFVKPIIGVLSSGSEIKDLGETLDNPAQIRSSNHIAIANLAKNLACDTRVFPLLKDDEKATLATLKSALESCDILITTGGVSMGDFDFLKGAIKEYEIIIDKVDIKPGRHIKIAKANHKFIIALPGFPYSAMVMFNLYAREILNSWLCQEKDYITKAFLQGSYTKKTPYLEFVACNVEFKEGRILVNLEGKKEGSSAIINNLNHKAALMIVPKECEILENESLVDIVFMP
- a CDS encoding glycosyltransferase family 9 protein → MKNIDLRGGYKQLCVGYYCPYGIGDMVATLDMLYAIKTIFKAKVIVFGAKNTQKLLENFDFIDKVEIIDFAARGGNQQVLKQINSFYCDYLIAFHTKSFLVKFLLQTNVKRIIIRLKWLSFLSPRCITINISFIKRFFKDRSERAKFLYYARKINPKLYDEKIKNLCFNTRIKIPTKNQIFIQNFLNSYKLKEKDFIIINPFAVSTPYNLSIQDYIALICKASLMKKVIIPTYEAVHQEFMEQINSLDTLLNKQIFIFKNDEDILNLAALLYYSKCLISPSTGTIHLATNLEIPSIGLYPYKDDEQWPTFNKNYVFIPKPQKELSKQEIDEIIEECLDRLKQLLD
- the purM gene encoding phosphoribosylformylglycinamidine cyclo-ligase, which gives rise to MKISYEDAGVSIDNGNAFVEAIKPLVKETFNENVIGGIGSFSGAFRMPSGFKKPVMLSATDGVGTKLRLAIDAKKYDTIGQDLVAMCVNDLICNFATPLFFLDYYATAKLEVDVAKVVVEGIAKGCKLANCALIGGETAEMPGMYAKDDFDLAGFAVGMAEEDEIDRSKFVKNGDILLALPSSGLHSNGYSLARKVLFESLKMKFDDKVEGKNLIDVLLEPTRIYVREFLTLKPFINALAHITGGGLVENLPRVLPRGMGAIIRKHHLKTPEIFYTIGEAVEESEMYRSFNMGVGLVMVVDPSNVSKVLEASDAFIIGEIVINEGIVLE
- the coaE gene encoding dephospho-CoA kinase (Dephospho-CoA kinase (CoaE) performs the final step in coenzyme A biosynthesis.), with the protein product MKNAFFVTASIACGKSTFIQIANSMGFQSISADEIAHEILDRYSLELAQIFLKFNTKNQKLLKENKKIDRKVLGDIIFSNQEAKKMLEDFTHPKIRTRILEQMQILEKENKPYFVEIPLFFESKAYENLGKVILIYSPKELSLERLMKRDNLNLKAAKKRLYTQMDIEEKLKKADLIIKNTSSYADFEKECILTIKKISKGII
- the dapF gene encoding diaminopimelate epimerase, with protein sequence MKFYKYCANGNDFIIANADKKEDRSELAKEICDRYKGIGADGFIVILPHEKYDFEWEFYNNDGSYASMCGNGSRAAAHFAHHINKTPSKMTFLTGAGVIKAEVENDLVEISFGKVKNIKQPFEEFGKTWQICDTGVPHLVHFCKNLDEFDIILCEKMRKKYNANVNFAKIMDQNSLKVRTFERGIENETLACGTGMGACFYLAFLEQKIQNKASVIPKSGEKVNFRLDHEELFFKGKVRYCFEANYNFS
- a CDS encoding glucosaminidase domain-containing protein gives rise to the protein MRRIIIFLSLFLSQIFATSNLVDGFGEDYYNLSIEERRQVFFVKMNAMFDESFKEIAKEQDFINAFFKYEFQNGFRLANQQAFAKLLELKEKYRVQNLFDYHEYKKRIAPVPKSMGIAQALVESSTGTSRFAREANNLFGEWTWGDKGLIPDLRHPNKKHKIKIFDSLQDSVDSYVLNLNRHFAYANFREARYQDMQEGKLIKGFEAIKTLHAYSERKDFYIDIVTKVMNKYHLEKYDNLNSKPSLDLFKN
- a CDS encoding ATP-binding protein produces the protein MKVLNFFYENAPKFEMNYERKVQISQTNIILKGPKKSGKKTLIFNFLSRFKPEEILFLDLSDIRFEKESLKQLGNFLQNHNQIKILCLYDIDFILDLQDIKIPIIVSTDKKDLHFKDFKELWLDYFDFEEFISINKKNLPINHLVGLFLQTGRSELSQKNELLRQNFNFLELEILKYLAKNLGQQISISKLFLELKTKIKTSKDSVYHAIKELDNSYIIYPIMHDEKKLQKIYFRDFGLRNNLCIYKDFTHLFENVILNELFKFQEDFFYNKYFHFFSKKLKIAYISSPTLDIDLIKIRARKIVSKALELGIYNVIFITLSSEESFLEQGVKFEILPFDKFALGF
- a CDS encoding Dps family protein translates to MSVVKQLLQMQADAHHLWIKFHNYHWNVKGLQFFSIHEYTEKAYEEMAELFDDCAERVLQLGEKAITCQKTLMENAKSPKVNKDCFTPTEVIELIKQDYEYLLAEFKKLNDASEKAGDTTTAAFAQENIAKYEKNLWMLSSTLQNSCKM
- a CDS encoding glucose-6-phosphate isomerase, translated to MLKNSIFFKKVEVSTITSYAYRINDEVQSGEIGYYHLFNTSLPLIEESLEFIKKQDHIRNIILIGMGGSSCGVKALKDMLLNQKSKDKELFILDNTSTYSLFSILEKLNLEESLFLITSKTGSTIEVVSLFKLIIDYFKIEFSNLKKYFIFVTDENSKLHQEGENLGIKSFFIPSNVGGRFSILSAVGIVPLCFCGYDVKALLEGAKACFDDFFIYKKEEILQKAYHYCTHKNANINVLFSYDDIFKGFNEWYIQLIAESLGKKQGYKRIGLTPIALIGARDQHSFLQLIMDGPKNKTITFLKVKDSEKSPIIPDIHFKFLDSLSNKVNLHDLLNAQCDATMHALISENLSVDVIEIEKLDAWHAGYLMYYYELFTSACGIMLGINTYNQPGVEVGKLILKNILKS